A genomic stretch from Telopea speciosissima isolate NSW1024214 ecotype Mountain lineage chromosome 7, Tspe_v1, whole genome shotgun sequence includes:
- the LOC122668231 gene encoding ran guanine nucleotide release factor-like: MLGDDYVERPLFGEAISSAFPLRFQDVSNIREVPDHQEVFVDPARDESMIFELLDFKHDVQDNRSIAWFLQDLATEHDAERSMTNHV, translated from the exons ATGCTTGGGGACGACTATGTTGAGCGCCCTTTGTTTGGTGAGGCGATATCTAGTGCATTTCCTCTTAGATTCCAG GATGTGAGCAATATTCGTGAAGTTCCTGATCATCAG GAGGTTTTTGTAGATCCTGCTCGTGACGAGAGCATGATATTTGAGCTTCTAGATTTCAAGCATGATGTGCAAGATAATAGAAGCATTGCCTGGTTTCTTCAAGACCTTGCCACTGAACATGATGCGGAACGAAGCATG ACCAATCATGTGTGA